The Candidatus Bathyarchaeia archaeon nucleotide sequence GGACTGGTAATAGGAGCCGTGGCGTTGATCACCGTTAACAGGGCCCGCAAACCAAGATGGCGCGGCTAACCTAGGACCCTAACCCCCCTTTTTCTCATCCTCTTTAAGAGGCTTTTAACATACTCGTAGCCAGCCACGATGTAGTCGCCTACTTGGGGTATGTAGTGGTTCACCGCTACTAGGAATATGGCGACGGATATGACGCCGAGAACGGTGCCCAACGGCTCATGGGCCAGGGACCAAGGCAATATCCCACTGTAGAGGAGCCACAGCTCCAACACGATGCGGAAGACATTGGCCACATAAACCGCTAGGAATATGAGGCCTAAGGCTTGAAGCTTACGCACCGGCCTAATGCCGGGCATTGGAACCAACAGCCCAGCGAACACCGCCACCACCTGTATGCCCGTGCAGTCCTTGACGATCTCAACCTCGTTGATGAAGGCTCTACGACCAGCCGTCCAAGCCGCGGCTTGAAAACCCAACGCCTTCAAAATCCACGCCGAGTTCACAGCCGTCACCCACTTCAAATAGAAGTAGTCTGGTACATGGTAGATGGTGAGGGCTATGGCCGCGAAGGCCAAAGGATACAGCGCTAACAGGATCCTCTTATCCCGCGCGTCCAAGCGCATACGTTAAATTAAGCAAGCTTTAAACCTATTAAACGTTAGCGAACATCTCTCCCCCATCTGAAGGACTCGCTTCAACGATGGGGCGAATCGGCGCCCCTACCGGCAGGGCTTTATGGGAGCTGGAAAGTTTGGGGCGAATTTGACAGCCGATTTCCGCCGTCTTTTTTACGATCGATCCTGGTATGTCGTCTGGTAAGGCTTAAATGTTACAATCATGATTGTTACAATCATGATTGTACAATTCATTAATAGACGAGAAGAGCTGCGGGCACTTAACGAACTTTTCACCAAGGGAAGGGCCGCCATCGTCCTCATTTACGGCCGGAGGAGAGTTGGAAAAACTAGGCTCATTCAGGAGTTCATGAAAGATAAAGGTGGGCTCTACTTTTATGTTCCGAACGCTGAAGAAAAAGCAATTCTAGCCGAATTCTCTCGGACCGTGGAAAGCGAGTTCTTCGACGGCTTCAGATTTGCGGACTTCAACTCATATATGGAGTATCTTAGTAAAAAATGCGAAGCCGACGGCGTCGTGGCTGTGGATGAGTTTCAAAGGCTAACAAACGTCAGCGGCGCCATATCGATGTTGCAGAAGTATTGGGATGAGAAGCTTTCCAAAACCAAATGTCTCCTCATTCTATCCGGCTCTTCAATCGGCGCAATACGGAGGGTCGCGTTGAGTGGAGACGCCCCCCTCTATGGGAGAAGGGCAGCCACGTTGAAAATTGAGCCTTTAAAGTATCTAGACTTGTTCGAATGGTTCAGAAAGTATCCAGCTGAAGAGCTGGTGATGGTTTACGGCAGCTTTGGAGGCACCCCAGCCTATTTAGAGCATGTAGAGGAAGATCTGAGCGTGGAGGAAAATATTGTTGAAAAGATTTTGAATAAACGCTCGCCTCTACACGATGAGCCTGAAATGCTGCTTATGGAAGAGATTAGGGCTCCCCAACGTTACATGGACATACTCTCAGTCATAGCCAGAGGTAAAAGCACCATAAGCGAAATCTCCGATGCGACAGGATTAACTCGAGAAAACGCCACCACATACATAAAGACGTTGGAGATCCTCGATTTACTCGAACGGGTCACACCCGTCACAGAGCCTGAAGCGAGGAGAGGGCTATATAAAATTAGAGACCCATTCTTCAGCTTCTGGTTCGGGTTCGTCAGACCGAACAAGAGGCTGCTTGAACTGGGATTAGAGAAAAACGTGTGGAAGAGCATCAGAGAAGAGTTCAAAAGACACCTAGGGAGGATCTTCGAGGACATATGCATAGAGGTTTTAGTTGAAATGGCGAAGAAAAATCTTCTCCCCCTACGAATAGCCAACATCGGAAAATGGTGGTGGAAAGGGAGAGAAATAGATGTCGTAGGCCTAGAAAGCAAAGGCAAAAAAGCCCTAGCCATAGAAGCAAAAATGACAGAACTAAGCTACATGGAAGCGAAAAGACTCCTATCCGAGCTGGCCATAAAGGCCAAGGATATACGCGGTGCGGAAGAACTAAATCTTGGAGTGATGGCTAAGAAAATAGGGGATAAAGAAAAAATTCGAGAAGAAGGATTCTTCGCCTTCGACCTCCAGGACATGGCAAACCTAGCGGGAAAATAGATTAAACCCTAGAAAGACCCCATCTAATTTAACGCCATCCGGCATCGCTCTCATGAACAATTCAGACAAACCGCGTGGAAAGGCCCAAATATTTACATGGTGTGTGGAGAAGAGGTTTGCGACTGTTCTTTTTCATATGGATTTGTAAAACTCTTTAAGTGTAAAAATTCTTA carries:
- a CDS encoding archaeosortase/exosortase family protein → MRLDARDKRILLALYPLAFAAIALTIYHVPDYFYLKWVTAVNSAWILKALGFQAAAWTAGRRAFINEVEIVKDCTGIQVVAVFAGLLVPMPGIRPVRKLQALGLIFLAVYVANVFRIVLELWLLYSGILPWSLAHEPLGTVLGVISVAIFLVAVNHYIPQVGDYIVAGYEYVKSLLKRMRKRGVRVLG
- a CDS encoding ATP-binding protein, which codes for MIVQFINRREELRALNELFTKGRAAIVLIYGRRRVGKTRLIQEFMKDKGGLYFYVPNAEEKAILAEFSRTVESEFFDGFRFADFNSYMEYLSKKCEADGVVAVDEFQRLTNVSGAISMLQKYWDEKLSKTKCLLILSGSSIGAIRRVALSGDAPLYGRRAATLKIEPLKYLDLFEWFRKYPAEELVMVYGSFGGTPAYLEHVEEDLSVEENIVEKILNKRSPLHDEPEMLLMEEIRAPQRYMDILSVIARGKSTISEISDATGLTRENATTYIKTLEILDLLERVTPVTEPEARRGLYKIRDPFFSFWFGFVRPNKRLLELGLEKNVWKSIREEFKRHLGRIFEDICIEVLVEMAKKNLLPLRIANIGKWWWKGREIDVVGLESKGKKALAIEAKMTELSYMEAKRLLSELAIKAKDIRGAEELNLGVMAKKIGDKEKIREEGFFAFDLQDMANLAGK